In Papio anubis isolate 15944 chromosome 20, Panubis1.0, whole genome shotgun sequence, a single window of DNA contains:
- the DYRK1B gene encoding dual specificity tyrosine-phosphorylation-regulated kinase 1B isoform X4 — MAVPPGHGPFSGFPGPQEHTQVLPDVRLLPRRLPLAFRDAASAPLRKLSVDLIKTYKHINEVYYAKKKRRAQQVPPQDSSTKKEKKVLNHGYDDDNHDYIVRSGERWLERYEIDSLIGKGSFGQVVKAYDHQTQELVAIKIIKNKKAFLNQAQIELRLLELMNQHDTEMKYYIVHLKRHFMFRNHLCLVFELLSYNLYDLLRNTHFRGVSLNLTRKLAQQLCTALLFLATPELSIIHCDLKPENILLCNPKRSAIKIVDFGSSCQLGQRIYQYIQSRFYRSPEVLLGTPYDLAIDMWSLGCILVEMHTGEPLFSGSNEVDQMNRIVEVLGIPPAAMLDQAPKARKYFERLPGGGWTLRRTKELRKDYQGPGTRRLQEVLGVQTGGPGGRRAGEPGHSPADYLRFQDLVLRMLEYEPAARISPLGALQHGFFRRTADEATNTGPAGSSASTSPAPLDTCPSSSTASSISSSGGSSGSSSDNRTYRYSNRYCGGPGPPITDCEMNSPQVPPSQPLRPWAGGDVPHKTHQAPASASSLPGTGAQLPPQPRYLGRPPSPTSPPPPELMDVSLVGGPADCSPPHPAPAPQHPAASALRTRMTGGRPPLPPPDDPATLGPHLGLRGVPQSTAASS; from the exons ATGGCCGTCCCACCGGGCCATGGTCCCTTCTCTGGCTTCCCAGGGCCCCAGGAGCACACGCAG GTATTGCCTGATGTGCGGCTACTGCCTCGGAGGCTGCCCCTGGCCTTCCGAGATGCAGCCTCAGCCCCGCTGCGTAAGCTCTCTGTGGACCTCATCAAGACCTACAAGCACATCAATgag GTATACTATGCGAAGAAGAAGCGGCGGGCCCAGCAGGTGCCACCCCAGGATTCGAGCaccaagaaggagaagaaggtcCTGAACCATGGTTATGATGACGACAACCATGACTACATCGTGCGCAGTGGCGAGCGCTGGCTGGAGCGCTATGAGATTGACTCGCTCATTGGCAAAGGCTcctttggccag GTGGTGAAAGCCTATGACCATCAGACCCAGGAGCTTGTGGCCATCAAGATCATCAAGAACAAAAAGGCCTTCCTGAACCAGGCCCAGATTGAGCTGCGGCTGCTGGAGCTGATGAACCAGCATGACACCGAGATGAAGTACTACATAG TGCACCTGAAGCGGCACTTCATGTTCCGGAACCACCTGTGCCTGGTGTTCGAGCTGCTGTCCTACAACCTGTACGACCTCCTGCGCAACACCCACTTCCGCGGCGTCTCGCTGAACCTGACCCGGAAGCTGGCGCAGCAGCTCTGCACGGCACTGCTCTTTTTGGCCACGCCTGAGCTCAGCATCATTCACTGCGACCTCAAGCCCGAAAACATCTTGCTCTGCAACCCCAAGCGCAGCGCCATCAAGATCGTGGACTTCGGCAGTTCCTGCCAGCTTGGCCAGAGG ATCTACCAGTATATCCAGAGCCGCTTCTACCGCTCGCCTGAGGTGCTCCTGGGCACACCCTACGACCTGGCCATTGACATGTGGTCCCTGGGCTGCATCCTTGTGGAGATGCACACCGGAGAGCCCCTCTTCAGTGGCTCCAATGAG GTGGACCAGATGAACCGCATTGTGGAGGTGCTGGGCATCCCGCCGGCTGCCATGCTGGACCAGGCGCCCAAGGCTCGCAAGTACTTTGAACGGCTGCCTGGGGGTGGCTGGACCCTACGAAGGACAAAAGAACTCAGGAAG GATTACCAGGGCCCCGGGACACGGCGGCTGCAGGAGGTGCTGGGCGTGCAGACGGGCGGGCCCGGGGGCCGGCGGGCGGGGGAGCCGGGCCACAGCCCCGCCGACTACCTCCGCTTCCAGGACCTGGTGCTGCGCATGCTGGAGTATGAGCCCGCCGCCCGCATCAGCCCCCTGGGGGCTCTGCAGCACGGCTTCTTCCGCCGCACGGCCGACGAGGCCACCAACACGGGCCCGGCAGGCAGCAGTGCCTCCACCTCGCCCGCGCCTCTCGACACCTGCCCCTCTTCCAGCACCGCCAGCTCCATCTCCAGTTCTG GAGGCTCCAGTGGCTCCTCCAGTGACAACCGGACCTATCGCTACAGCAACCGATATTGTGGGGGCCCTGGGCCCCCTATCACAGACTGTGAGATGAACAGCCCCCAG GTCCCACCCTCCCAGCCGCTGCGGCCCTGGGCAGGGGGTGATGTGCCCCACAAGACACATCAAGCCCCGGCCTCTGCCTCATCACTGCCTGGGACCGGGGCCCAGTTACCCCCCCAGCCCCGATACCTTGGTCGTCCCCCATCACCAACCTCACCACCGCCTCCGGAGCTGATGGATGTGAGCCTGGTGGGCGGGCCTGCTGACTGCTCCCCACCTCACCCAGCGCCTGCCCCCCAGCACCCGGCTGCCTCAGCCCTCCGGACTCGGATGACGGGAGGTCGTCCACCCCTCCCGCCTCCTGATGACCCTGCCACTCTGGGGCCTCACCTGGGCCTCCGTGGTGTACCCCAGAGCACGGCAGCCAGCTCATGA
- the DYRK1B gene encoding dual specificity tyrosine-phosphorylation-regulated kinase 1B isoform X6 has translation MAVPPGHGPFSGFPGPQEHTQVLPDVRLLPRRLPLAFRDAASAPLRKLSVDLIKTYKHINEVYYAKKKRRAQQVPPQDSSTKKEKKVLNHGYDDDNHDYIVRSGERWLERYEIDSLIGKGSFGQVVKAYDHQTQELVAIKIIKNKKAFLNQAQIELRLLELMNQHDTEMKYYIVHLKRHFMFRNHLCLVFELLSYNLYDLLRNTHFRGVSLNLTRKLAQQLCTALLFLATPELSIIHCDLKPENILLCNPKRSAIKIVDFGSSCQLGQRIYQYIQSRFYRSPEVLLGTPYDLAIDMWSLGCILVEMHTGEPLFSGSNEVDQMNRIVEVLGIPPAAMLDQAPKARKYFERLPGGGWTLRRTKELRKDLVLRMLEYEPAARISPLGALQHGFFRRTADEATNTGPAGSSASTSPAPLDTCPSSSTASSISSSGGSSGSSSDNRTYRYSNRYCGGPGPPITDCEMNSPQVPPSQPLRPWAGGDVPHKTHQAPASASSLPGTGAQLPPQPRYLGRPPSPTSPPPPELMDVSLVGGPADCSPPHPAPAPQHPAASALRTRMTGGRPPLPPPDDPATLGPHLGLRGVPQSTAASS, from the exons ATGGCCGTCCCACCGGGCCATGGTCCCTTCTCTGGCTTCCCAGGGCCCCAGGAGCACACGCAG GTATTGCCTGATGTGCGGCTACTGCCTCGGAGGCTGCCCCTGGCCTTCCGAGATGCAGCCTCAGCCCCGCTGCGTAAGCTCTCTGTGGACCTCATCAAGACCTACAAGCACATCAATgag GTATACTATGCGAAGAAGAAGCGGCGGGCCCAGCAGGTGCCACCCCAGGATTCGAGCaccaagaaggagaagaaggtcCTGAACCATGGTTATGATGACGACAACCATGACTACATCGTGCGCAGTGGCGAGCGCTGGCTGGAGCGCTATGAGATTGACTCGCTCATTGGCAAAGGCTcctttggccag GTGGTGAAAGCCTATGACCATCAGACCCAGGAGCTTGTGGCCATCAAGATCATCAAGAACAAAAAGGCCTTCCTGAACCAGGCCCAGATTGAGCTGCGGCTGCTGGAGCTGATGAACCAGCATGACACCGAGATGAAGTACTACATAG TGCACCTGAAGCGGCACTTCATGTTCCGGAACCACCTGTGCCTGGTGTTCGAGCTGCTGTCCTACAACCTGTACGACCTCCTGCGCAACACCCACTTCCGCGGCGTCTCGCTGAACCTGACCCGGAAGCTGGCGCAGCAGCTCTGCACGGCACTGCTCTTTTTGGCCACGCCTGAGCTCAGCATCATTCACTGCGACCTCAAGCCCGAAAACATCTTGCTCTGCAACCCCAAGCGCAGCGCCATCAAGATCGTGGACTTCGGCAGTTCCTGCCAGCTTGGCCAGAGG ATCTACCAGTATATCCAGAGCCGCTTCTACCGCTCGCCTGAGGTGCTCCTGGGCACACCCTACGACCTGGCCATTGACATGTGGTCCCTGGGCTGCATCCTTGTGGAGATGCACACCGGAGAGCCCCTCTTCAGTGGCTCCAATGAG GTGGACCAGATGAACCGCATTGTGGAGGTGCTGGGCATCCCGCCGGCTGCCATGCTGGACCAGGCGCCCAAGGCTCGCAAGTACTTTGAACGGCTGCCTGGGGGTGGCTGGACCCTACGAAGGACAAAAGAACTCAGGAAG GACCTGGTGCTGCGCATGCTGGAGTATGAGCCCGCCGCCCGCATCAGCCCCCTGGGGGCTCTGCAGCACGGCTTCTTCCGCCGCACGGCCGACGAGGCCACCAACACGGGCCCGGCAGGCAGCAGTGCCTCCACCTCGCCCGCGCCTCTCGACACCTGCCCCTCTTCCAGCACCGCCAGCTCCATCTCCAGTTCTG GAGGCTCCAGTGGCTCCTCCAGTGACAACCGGACCTATCGCTACAGCAACCGATATTGTGGGGGCCCTGGGCCCCCTATCACAGACTGTGAGATGAACAGCCCCCAG GTCCCACCCTCCCAGCCGCTGCGGCCCTGGGCAGGGGGTGATGTGCCCCACAAGACACATCAAGCCCCGGCCTCTGCCTCATCACTGCCTGGGACCGGGGCCCAGTTACCCCCCCAGCCCCGATACCTTGGTCGTCCCCCATCACCAACCTCACCACCGCCTCCGGAGCTGATGGATGTGAGCCTGGTGGGCGGGCCTGCTGACTGCTCCCCACCTCACCCAGCGCCTGCCCCCCAGCACCCGGCTGCCTCAGCCCTCCGGACTCGGATGACGGGAGGTCGTCCACCCCTCCCGCCTCCTGATGACCCTGCCACTCTGGGGCCTCACCTGGGCCTCCGTGGTGTACCCCAGAGCACGGCAGCCAGCTCATGA
- the DYRK1B gene encoding dual specificity tyrosine-phosphorylation-regulated kinase 1B isoform X3 codes for MPTSSAPGTIHISLVPCCFPTACLLSGLSGGGSRGAGCKKAPPGRAPAPGLAPLRPSEPTMAVPPGHGPFSGFPGPQEHTQVLPDVRLLPRRLPLAFRDAASAPLRKLSVDLIKTYKHINEVYYAKKKRRAQQVPPQDSSTKKEKKVLNHGYDDDNHDYIVRSGERWLERYEIDSLIGKGSFGQVVKAYDHQTQELVAIKIIKNKKAFLNQAQIELRLLELMNQHDTEMKYYIVHLKRHFMFRNHLCLVFELLSYNLYDLLRNTHFRGVSLNLTRKLAQQLCTALLFLATPELSIIHCDLKPENILLCNPKRSAIKIVDFGSSCQLGQRIYQYIQSRFYRSPEVLLGTPYDLAIDMWSLGCILVEMHTGEPLFSGSNEVDQMNRIVEVLGIPPAAMLDQAPKARKYFERLPGGGWTLRRTKELRKDLVLRMLEYEPAARISPLGALQHGFFRRTADEATNTGPAGSSASTSPAPLDTCPSSSTASSISSSGGSSGSSSDNRTYRYSNRYCGGPGPPITDCEMNSPQVPPSQPLRPWAGGDVPHKTHQAPASASSLPGTGAQLPPQPRYLGRPPSPTSPPPPELMDVSLVGGPADCSPPHPAPAPQHPAASALRTRMTGGRPPLPPPDDPATLGPHLGLRGVPQSTAASS; via the exons ATGCCCACCTCTTCCGCGCCTGGCACTATTCACATATCCCTTGTTCCATGTTGTTTTCCTACCGCCTGTCTGCTCTCAGGTCTCAGCGGCGGTGGCAGCCGAGGTGCAGGATGCAAGAAGGCGCCCCCCGGCCGGGCTCCCGCTCCAGGCCTCGCTCCCCTGCGGCCCTCTGAGCCCACCATGGCCGTCCCACCGGGCCATGGTCCCTTCTCTGGCTTCCCAGGGCCCCAGGAGCACACGCAG GTATTGCCTGATGTGCGGCTACTGCCTCGGAGGCTGCCCCTGGCCTTCCGAGATGCAGCCTCAGCCCCGCTGCGTAAGCTCTCTGTGGACCTCATCAAGACCTACAAGCACATCAATgag GTATACTATGCGAAGAAGAAGCGGCGGGCCCAGCAGGTGCCACCCCAGGATTCGAGCaccaagaaggagaagaaggtcCTGAACCATGGTTATGATGACGACAACCATGACTACATCGTGCGCAGTGGCGAGCGCTGGCTGGAGCGCTATGAGATTGACTCGCTCATTGGCAAAGGCTcctttggccag GTGGTGAAAGCCTATGACCATCAGACCCAGGAGCTTGTGGCCATCAAGATCATCAAGAACAAAAAGGCCTTCCTGAACCAGGCCCAGATTGAGCTGCGGCTGCTGGAGCTGATGAACCAGCATGACACCGAGATGAAGTACTACATAG TGCACCTGAAGCGGCACTTCATGTTCCGGAACCACCTGTGCCTGGTGTTCGAGCTGCTGTCCTACAACCTGTACGACCTCCTGCGCAACACCCACTTCCGCGGCGTCTCGCTGAACCTGACCCGGAAGCTGGCGCAGCAGCTCTGCACGGCACTGCTCTTTTTGGCCACGCCTGAGCTCAGCATCATTCACTGCGACCTCAAGCCCGAAAACATCTTGCTCTGCAACCCCAAGCGCAGCGCCATCAAGATCGTGGACTTCGGCAGTTCCTGCCAGCTTGGCCAGAGG ATCTACCAGTATATCCAGAGCCGCTTCTACCGCTCGCCTGAGGTGCTCCTGGGCACACCCTACGACCTGGCCATTGACATGTGGTCCCTGGGCTGCATCCTTGTGGAGATGCACACCGGAGAGCCCCTCTTCAGTGGCTCCAATGAG GTGGACCAGATGAACCGCATTGTGGAGGTGCTGGGCATCCCGCCGGCTGCCATGCTGGACCAGGCGCCCAAGGCTCGCAAGTACTTTGAACGGCTGCCTGGGGGTGGCTGGACCCTACGAAGGACAAAAGAACTCAGGAAG GACCTGGTGCTGCGCATGCTGGAGTATGAGCCCGCCGCCCGCATCAGCCCCCTGGGGGCTCTGCAGCACGGCTTCTTCCGCCGCACGGCCGACGAGGCCACCAACACGGGCCCGGCAGGCAGCAGTGCCTCCACCTCGCCCGCGCCTCTCGACACCTGCCCCTCTTCCAGCACCGCCAGCTCCATCTCCAGTTCTG GAGGCTCCAGTGGCTCCTCCAGTGACAACCGGACCTATCGCTACAGCAACCGATATTGTGGGGGCCCTGGGCCCCCTATCACAGACTGTGAGATGAACAGCCCCCAG GTCCCACCCTCCCAGCCGCTGCGGCCCTGGGCAGGGGGTGATGTGCCCCACAAGACACATCAAGCCCCGGCCTCTGCCTCATCACTGCCTGGGACCGGGGCCCAGTTACCCCCCCAGCCCCGATACCTTGGTCGTCCCCCATCACCAACCTCACCACCGCCTCCGGAGCTGATGGATGTGAGCCTGGTGGGCGGGCCTGCTGACTGCTCCCCACCTCACCCAGCGCCTGCCCCCCAGCACCCGGCTGCCTCAGCCCTCCGGACTCGGATGACGGGAGGTCGTCCACCCCTCCCGCCTCCTGATGACCCTGCCACTCTGGGGCCTCACCTGGGCCTCCGTGGTGTACCCCAGAGCACGGCAGCCAGCTCATGA
- the DYRK1B gene encoding dual specificity tyrosine-phosphorylation-regulated kinase 1B isoform X1, translated as MLAARPPVWGPHRAPAPRGPRASPDPGLSGGGSRGAGCKKAPPGRAPAPGLAPLRPSEPTMAVPPGHGPFSGFPGPQEHTQVLPDVRLLPRRLPLAFRDAASAPLRKLSVDLIKTYKHINEVYYAKKKRRAQQVPPQDSSTKKEKKVLNHGYDDDNHDYIVRSGERWLERYEIDSLIGKGSFGQVVKAYDHQTQELVAIKIIKNKKAFLNQAQIELRLLELMNQHDTEMKYYIVHLKRHFMFRNHLCLVFELLSYNLYDLLRNTHFRGVSLNLTRKLAQQLCTALLFLATPELSIIHCDLKPENILLCNPKRSAIKIVDFGSSCQLGQRIYQYIQSRFYRSPEVLLGTPYDLAIDMWSLGCILVEMHTGEPLFSGSNEVDQMNRIVEVLGIPPAAMLDQAPKARKYFERLPGGGWTLRRTKELRKDYQGPGTRRLQEVLGVQTGGPGGRRAGEPGHSPADYLRFQDLVLRMLEYEPAARISPLGALQHGFFRRTADEATNTGPAGSSASTSPAPLDTCPSSSTASSISSSGGSSGSSSDNRTYRYSNRYCGGPGPPITDCEMNSPQVPPSQPLRPWAGGDVPHKTHQAPASASSLPGTGAQLPPQPRYLGRPPSPTSPPPPELMDVSLVGGPADCSPPHPAPAPQHPAASALRTRMTGGRPPLPPPDDPATLGPHLGLRGVPQSTAASS; from the exons ATGCTGGCCGCTCGACCACCCGTCTGGGGGCCCCACCGCGCCCCAGCCCCCCGTGGGCCCCGCGCCAGCCCTGACCCgg GTCTCAGCGGCGGTGGCAGCCGAGGTGCAGGATGCAAGAAGGCGCCCCCCGGCCGGGCTCCCGCTCCAGGCCTCGCTCCCCTGCGGCCCTCTGAGCCCACCATGGCCGTCCCACCGGGCCATGGTCCCTTCTCTGGCTTCCCAGGGCCCCAGGAGCACACGCAG GTATTGCCTGATGTGCGGCTACTGCCTCGGAGGCTGCCCCTGGCCTTCCGAGATGCAGCCTCAGCCCCGCTGCGTAAGCTCTCTGTGGACCTCATCAAGACCTACAAGCACATCAATgag GTATACTATGCGAAGAAGAAGCGGCGGGCCCAGCAGGTGCCACCCCAGGATTCGAGCaccaagaaggagaagaaggtcCTGAACCATGGTTATGATGACGACAACCATGACTACATCGTGCGCAGTGGCGAGCGCTGGCTGGAGCGCTATGAGATTGACTCGCTCATTGGCAAAGGCTcctttggccag GTGGTGAAAGCCTATGACCATCAGACCCAGGAGCTTGTGGCCATCAAGATCATCAAGAACAAAAAGGCCTTCCTGAACCAGGCCCAGATTGAGCTGCGGCTGCTGGAGCTGATGAACCAGCATGACACCGAGATGAAGTACTACATAG TGCACCTGAAGCGGCACTTCATGTTCCGGAACCACCTGTGCCTGGTGTTCGAGCTGCTGTCCTACAACCTGTACGACCTCCTGCGCAACACCCACTTCCGCGGCGTCTCGCTGAACCTGACCCGGAAGCTGGCGCAGCAGCTCTGCACGGCACTGCTCTTTTTGGCCACGCCTGAGCTCAGCATCATTCACTGCGACCTCAAGCCCGAAAACATCTTGCTCTGCAACCCCAAGCGCAGCGCCATCAAGATCGTGGACTTCGGCAGTTCCTGCCAGCTTGGCCAGAGG ATCTACCAGTATATCCAGAGCCGCTTCTACCGCTCGCCTGAGGTGCTCCTGGGCACACCCTACGACCTGGCCATTGACATGTGGTCCCTGGGCTGCATCCTTGTGGAGATGCACACCGGAGAGCCCCTCTTCAGTGGCTCCAATGAG GTGGACCAGATGAACCGCATTGTGGAGGTGCTGGGCATCCCGCCGGCTGCCATGCTGGACCAGGCGCCCAAGGCTCGCAAGTACTTTGAACGGCTGCCTGGGGGTGGCTGGACCCTACGAAGGACAAAAGAACTCAGGAAG GATTACCAGGGCCCCGGGACACGGCGGCTGCAGGAGGTGCTGGGCGTGCAGACGGGCGGGCCCGGGGGCCGGCGGGCGGGGGAGCCGGGCCACAGCCCCGCCGACTACCTCCGCTTCCAGGACCTGGTGCTGCGCATGCTGGAGTATGAGCCCGCCGCCCGCATCAGCCCCCTGGGGGCTCTGCAGCACGGCTTCTTCCGCCGCACGGCCGACGAGGCCACCAACACGGGCCCGGCAGGCAGCAGTGCCTCCACCTCGCCCGCGCCTCTCGACACCTGCCCCTCTTCCAGCACCGCCAGCTCCATCTCCAGTTCTG GAGGCTCCAGTGGCTCCTCCAGTGACAACCGGACCTATCGCTACAGCAACCGATATTGTGGGGGCCCTGGGCCCCCTATCACAGACTGTGAGATGAACAGCCCCCAG GTCCCACCCTCCCAGCCGCTGCGGCCCTGGGCAGGGGGTGATGTGCCCCACAAGACACATCAAGCCCCGGCCTCTGCCTCATCACTGCCTGGGACCGGGGCCCAGTTACCCCCCCAGCCCCGATACCTTGGTCGTCCCCCATCACCAACCTCACCACCGCCTCCGGAGCTGATGGATGTGAGCCTGGTGGGCGGGCCTGCTGACTGCTCCCCACCTCACCCAGCGCCTGCCCCCCAGCACCCGGCTGCCTCAGCCCTCCGGACTCGGATGACGGGAGGTCGTCCACCCCTCCCGCCTCCTGATGACCCTGCCACTCTGGGGCCTCACCTGGGCCTCCGTGGTGTACCCCAGAGCACGGCAGCCAGCTCATGA
- the DYRK1B gene encoding dual specificity tyrosine-phosphorylation-regulated kinase 1B isoform X2 gives MPTSSAPGTIHISLVPCCFPTACLLSGLSGGGSRGAGCKKAPPGRAPAPGLAPLRPSEPTMAVPPGHGPFSGFPGPQEHTQVLPDVRLLPRRLPLAFRDAASAPLRKLSVDLIKTYKHINEVYYAKKKRRAQQVPPQDSSTKKEKKVLNHGYDDDNHDYIVRSGERWLERYEIDSLIGKGSFGQVVKAYDHQTQELVAIKIIKNKKAFLNQAQIELRLLELMNQHDTEMKYYIVHLKRHFMFRNHLCLVFELLSYNLYDLLRNTHFRGVSLNLTRKLAQQLCTALLFLATPELSIIHCDLKPENILLCNPKRSAIKIVDFGSSCQLGQRIYQYIQSRFYRSPEVLLGTPYDLAIDMWSLGCILVEMHTGEPLFSGSNEVDQMNRIVEVLGIPPAAMLDQAPKARKYFERLPGGGWTLRRTKELRKDYQGPGTRRLQEDLVLRMLEYEPAARISPLGALQHGFFRRTADEATNTGPAGSSASTSPAPLDTCPSSSTASSISSSGGSSGSSSDNRTYRYSNRYCGGPGPPITDCEMNSPQVPPSQPLRPWAGGDVPHKTHQAPASASSLPGTGAQLPPQPRYLGRPPSPTSPPPPELMDVSLVGGPADCSPPHPAPAPQHPAASALRTRMTGGRPPLPPPDDPATLGPHLGLRGVPQSTAASS, from the exons ATGCCCACCTCTTCCGCGCCTGGCACTATTCACATATCCCTTGTTCCATGTTGTTTTCCTACCGCCTGTCTGCTCTCAGGTCTCAGCGGCGGTGGCAGCCGAGGTGCAGGATGCAAGAAGGCGCCCCCCGGCCGGGCTCCCGCTCCAGGCCTCGCTCCCCTGCGGCCCTCTGAGCCCACCATGGCCGTCCCACCGGGCCATGGTCCCTTCTCTGGCTTCCCAGGGCCCCAGGAGCACACGCAG GTATTGCCTGATGTGCGGCTACTGCCTCGGAGGCTGCCCCTGGCCTTCCGAGATGCAGCCTCAGCCCCGCTGCGTAAGCTCTCTGTGGACCTCATCAAGACCTACAAGCACATCAATgag GTATACTATGCGAAGAAGAAGCGGCGGGCCCAGCAGGTGCCACCCCAGGATTCGAGCaccaagaaggagaagaaggtcCTGAACCATGGTTATGATGACGACAACCATGACTACATCGTGCGCAGTGGCGAGCGCTGGCTGGAGCGCTATGAGATTGACTCGCTCATTGGCAAAGGCTcctttggccag GTGGTGAAAGCCTATGACCATCAGACCCAGGAGCTTGTGGCCATCAAGATCATCAAGAACAAAAAGGCCTTCCTGAACCAGGCCCAGATTGAGCTGCGGCTGCTGGAGCTGATGAACCAGCATGACACCGAGATGAAGTACTACATAG TGCACCTGAAGCGGCACTTCATGTTCCGGAACCACCTGTGCCTGGTGTTCGAGCTGCTGTCCTACAACCTGTACGACCTCCTGCGCAACACCCACTTCCGCGGCGTCTCGCTGAACCTGACCCGGAAGCTGGCGCAGCAGCTCTGCACGGCACTGCTCTTTTTGGCCACGCCTGAGCTCAGCATCATTCACTGCGACCTCAAGCCCGAAAACATCTTGCTCTGCAACCCCAAGCGCAGCGCCATCAAGATCGTGGACTTCGGCAGTTCCTGCCAGCTTGGCCAGAGG ATCTACCAGTATATCCAGAGCCGCTTCTACCGCTCGCCTGAGGTGCTCCTGGGCACACCCTACGACCTGGCCATTGACATGTGGTCCCTGGGCTGCATCCTTGTGGAGATGCACACCGGAGAGCCCCTCTTCAGTGGCTCCAATGAG GTGGACCAGATGAACCGCATTGTGGAGGTGCTGGGCATCCCGCCGGCTGCCATGCTGGACCAGGCGCCCAAGGCTCGCAAGTACTTTGAACGGCTGCCTGGGGGTGGCTGGACCCTACGAAGGACAAAAGAACTCAGGAAG GATTACCAGGGCCCCGGGACACGGCGGCTGCAGGAG GACCTGGTGCTGCGCATGCTGGAGTATGAGCCCGCCGCCCGCATCAGCCCCCTGGGGGCTCTGCAGCACGGCTTCTTCCGCCGCACGGCCGACGAGGCCACCAACACGGGCCCGGCAGGCAGCAGTGCCTCCACCTCGCCCGCGCCTCTCGACACCTGCCCCTCTTCCAGCACCGCCAGCTCCATCTCCAGTTCTG GAGGCTCCAGTGGCTCCTCCAGTGACAACCGGACCTATCGCTACAGCAACCGATATTGTGGGGGCCCTGGGCCCCCTATCACAGACTGTGAGATGAACAGCCCCCAG GTCCCACCCTCCCAGCCGCTGCGGCCCTGGGCAGGGGGTGATGTGCCCCACAAGACACATCAAGCCCCGGCCTCTGCCTCATCACTGCCTGGGACCGGGGCCCAGTTACCCCCCCAGCCCCGATACCTTGGTCGTCCCCCATCACCAACCTCACCACCGCCTCCGGAGCTGATGGATGTGAGCCTGGTGGGCGGGCCTGCTGACTGCTCCCCACCTCACCCAGCGCCTGCCCCCCAGCACCCGGCTGCCTCAGCCCTCCGGACTCGGATGACGGGAGGTCGTCCACCCCTCCCGCCTCCTGATGACCCTGCCACTCTGGGGCCTCACCTGGGCCTCCGTGGTGTACCCCAGAGCACGGCAGCCAGCTCATGA